From Brochothrix thermosphacta DSM 20171 = FSL F6-1036, a single genomic window includes:
- the miaA gene encoding tRNA (adenosine(37)-N6)-dimethylallyltransferase MiaA, whose product MSKRPVVALIGPTAVGKTALSLHLAQRFGSEIISGDSMQIYREMNIGTAKASAAEQKQVRHHMIDIVDPTTNFDVSQFVQTARQEIDAMPITAVPLIVGGTGLYIQSVLFDFKLGQAPDNPIVRAKYEQLLSEQGKVALFAELEANDPVSATLIHPNNTRRVIRALEVTEVTGIPFSQQQPEPPQAHYPHLIIGLNTERERLYERINQRVDQMMSEGLVAEVKALQSKLTATTAYQAIGYKEILDYLDGRCSYEAAVDLIKQRSRHYAKRQLTWFNNRMNVSWLDAEDPELLEKATKLVENFINNTKKTI is encoded by the coding sequence ATGTCTAAACGTCCCGTTGTGGCCTTAATTGGCCCAACAGCTGTTGGGAAAACCGCTTTAAGTTTACATTTAGCGCAACGATTTGGATCTGAAATCATCAGTGGTGATTCGATGCAAATCTATCGTGAGATGAATATTGGTACGGCGAAAGCAAGCGCAGCTGAGCAAAAACAAGTACGTCACCATATGATTGATATCGTTGATCCGACGACGAACTTTGATGTCTCGCAGTTTGTGCAGACAGCACGTCAAGAAATTGATGCCATGCCAATTACTGCTGTCCCCTTAATTGTTGGTGGCACTGGATTATACATTCAATCCGTGTTATTCGATTTTAAATTAGGACAAGCACCTGATAACCCAATTGTAAGAGCTAAATACGAACAACTGTTATCGGAACAAGGAAAAGTAGCGTTATTTGCTGAATTAGAAGCAAACGATCCTGTTTCCGCAACGTTGATTCACCCCAATAATACGCGTCGTGTGATTCGTGCGCTTGAGGTGACTGAGGTAACAGGTATTCCTTTTTCTCAACAACAACCAGAACCGCCCCAAGCACATTACCCACATTTAATTATTGGTCTTAATACAGAACGAGAGCGATTGTATGAGCGTATTAATCAACGTGTGGACCAAATGATGAGCGAAGGTCTTGTTGCTGAAGTAAAGGCCTTACAGAGTAAACTAACAGCTACAACCGCCTATCAAGCAATTGGTTACAAGGAAATTTTAGACTACTTGGACGGACGCTGTTCATACGAAGCTGCCGTCGATTTAATCAAGCAACGGTCGCGTCATTATGCCAAACGACAATTAACGTGGTTCAATAATCGGATGAACGTTTCTTGGCTTGATGCAGAAGATCCTGAATTGCTAGAGAAAGCGACAAAATTAGTAGAAAATTTTATAAATAATACAAAAAAAACTATCTAA
- a CDS encoding DUF1801 domain-containing protein, with protein sequence MTISEYIAAIDETRRSAYERLLTTVTNALPEGFVCIMQYDMPTFVIPKELYPAGYHVTPELPLPFLSIGVQKNHISLYHLGLYADPALLE encoded by the coding sequence ATGACTATTTCAGAATATATTGCGGCGATTGATGAAACACGTCGATCAGCCTACGAAAGACTATTAACAACAGTTACCAATGCCTTACCCGAGGGATTTGTTTGTATTATGCAATACGACATGCCTACATTTGTTATTCCAAAGGAATTGTATCCAGCAGGTTACCATGTTACCCCTGAATTACCACTCCCCTTTTTAAGTATAGGTGTTCAAAAGAACCACATTTCACTCTATCATTTAGGACTCTATGCAGACCCTGCTTTATTAGAATGA
- a CDS encoding peptidylprolyl isomerase gives MKKIALLLTLAIAMFTLAACSSSSKDDTSKKENSNNEAKTEKKTEPKLVQLDDKVEKGQPVATIETTEGTVKIKLFPKEAPKAVENFVTHAKDGYYDGLLFHRVIDNFMIQSGDPKGDGTGGESIWKKPFKNEISNNLYHFRGALAMANAGPDTNGSQFYIVQNKFLTADQIKNDSIQYTDSVKEAYEKLKGVPSLDGSYTVFGQTIEGLDIVDKIAETEVGANDKPEKDIKIKTIKITE, from the coding sequence ATGAAAAAAATTGCATTATTACTTACACTTGCGATAGCCATGTTTACGCTAGCCGCCTGTTCATCAAGTTCTAAAGATGACACATCAAAAAAAGAAAACAGCAATAACGAAGCAAAAACAGAGAAAAAAACTGAACCAAAATTGGTACAATTAGATGATAAAGTTGAAAAAGGCCAACCTGTCGCAACTATCGAAACAACTGAAGGTACTGTAAAAATTAAACTTTTCCCAAAAGAAGCACCTAAAGCCGTTGAAAACTTCGTCACTCATGCAAAAGACGGTTATTATGATGGTTTGTTATTCCACCGTGTAATCGATAATTTCATGATTCAATCAGGAGATCCTAAAGGTGACGGTACAGGCGGCGAAAGCATCTGGAAAAAACCTTTCAAAAATGAGATTTCAAACAACCTGTATCATTTCCGTGGTGCACTTGCAATGGCAAATGCTGGCCCAGATACAAACGGCAGCCAATTCTACATCGTACAAAATAAATTTTTAACAGCGGATCAAATTAAAAACGATTCAATTCAATACACTGACAGCGTTAAAGAAGCGTATGAAAAATTAAAAGGCGTACCCTCTCTTGATGGCTCTTACACAGTATTTGGACAAACAATCGAAGGTTTAGACATCGTTGATAAAATTGCTGAAACTGAAGTCGGCGCCAATGATAAACCAGAAAAAGACATCAAAATCAAAACAATTAAAATCACTGAATAA
- the glnA gene encoding type I glutamate--ammonia ligase, with amino-acid sequence MSYTKEDLLAIAETEHVKFVRLQFTDVNGTIKNVEVPVSQLDKALSNKMMFDGSSIDGFTRIEESDMLLYPDFNTWVIFPWTAEKGKVARLICDVYTPNLQPFTGDPRMNLKRVLKEMEAEGFTSFNLGPEPEFFLFKLDENGKPTLELNDNAGYFDLAPTDLGENCRRDIVLELEAMGFEIEASHHEVASGQHEIDWKYADAVSACDNIQTFKLVVKTIARKHGLHATFMPKPIYGINGSGMHFNMSLFNEKGNAFYDENGKDGLSELAYHFIAGILRHAKGYTAVTNPTVNSYKRLVPGYEAPSYIAWSSSNRSPLVRIPSSRGLSTRVELRSVDPSANPYLSMAVVLRAGLDGIKRKLEVPAPIDRNIYSMTASELEENGIDQLPSDLSRALEALSKDQTIIDGLGEHIYANFLELKNLEWDSYRTTVHAWEQEQYLELY; translated from the coding sequence ATGAGTTATACGAAAGAGGATTTACTAGCGATTGCAGAAACAGAGCACGTCAAGTTTGTGCGTTTACAGTTCACAGATGTTAACGGTACGATTAAAAATGTTGAGGTGCCAGTTAGTCAACTCGATAAGGCACTTAGCAATAAAATGATGTTCGATGGTTCATCAATCGACGGTTTTACTCGTATTGAAGAAAGTGATATGTTATTATATCCCGATTTTAACACATGGGTGATTTTTCCATGGACGGCAGAAAAAGGCAAAGTAGCACGATTAATTTGTGATGTTTACACACCTAATCTACAACCGTTTACTGGAGATCCTCGTATGAACTTGAAACGTGTTTTAAAAGAAATGGAAGCAGAAGGGTTCACATCATTCAACTTAGGACCTGAACCAGAGTTTTTCTTATTCAAACTTGATGAAAATGGTAAACCCACTTTAGAATTAAATGATAACGCTGGTTACTTTGATTTAGCACCCACTGATTTAGGTGAAAATTGTCGTCGTGATATTGTACTTGAATTAGAAGCAATGGGCTTTGAAATTGAAGCGTCACATCACGAAGTAGCTTCTGGTCAACATGAAATCGACTGGAAATATGCTGATGCAGTTTCGGCGTGTGATAATATCCAAACATTTAAATTAGTTGTTAAAACAATTGCTCGTAAACATGGTTTGCATGCAACATTTATGCCAAAACCTATTTATGGCATTAACGGTTCAGGAATGCATTTCAACATGTCATTATTTAACGAAAAAGGAAATGCCTTTTACGATGAAAATGGCAAAGACGGTTTAAGTGAACTCGCTTATCACTTTATTGCAGGGATTTTACGCCATGCAAAAGGGTATACAGCGGTTACTAACCCAACAGTTAACTCATACAAACGCTTAGTACCTGGCTACGAAGCGCCAAGTTACATCGCATGGTCATCTTCTAACAGAAGTCCACTTGTTCGTATTCCATCGTCACGTGGCTTATCAACACGCGTTGAATTACGTAGCGTTGATCCATCAGCGAACCCATATCTTTCTATGGCAGTTGTATTACGTGCTGGTTTAGATGGTATTAAACGCAAATTAGAAGTACCTGCACCAATCGATCGTAACATTTACAGTATGACAGCAAGTGAACTAGAAGAAAATGGCATTGATCAATTACCAAGTGATCTTAGCCGAGCACTTGAAGCCTTATCAAAAGATCAAACAATCATTGATGGATTAGGTGAGCATATTTATGCCAACTTCCTTGAATTGAAAAACCTTGAATGGGATTCTTATAGAACGACTGTACATGCTTGGGAACAAGAGCAATACCTCGAACTTTATTAA
- a CDS encoding RicAFT regulatory complex protein RicA family protein produces MYSEDDIIKKTAELTAAIQKTEEVAFYREVEKQIAQNQKISQRVDQIKALQKEVVNLEHYQKVNAAKEINDQIDTLQESINELPIVQQFRHSQMDVNELLQLMMRNMSISVNEEMEKSTTKE; encoded by the coding sequence ATGTATTCTGAAGATGATATTATCAAAAAAACAGCGGAGTTAACAGCTGCAATCCAAAAAACTGAAGAAGTGGCATTTTATCGAGAAGTTGAAAAACAAATTGCGCAAAATCAAAAAATTTCTCAACGTGTGGATCAAATCAAAGCGCTCCAAAAAGAAGTTGTTAATCTTGAACATTATCAAAAGGTGAATGCCGCTAAAGAGATTAATGACCAAATAGATACATTACAAGAATCAATTAATGAATTGCCAATTGTACAACAGTTCCGTCATTCACAAATGGATGTCAACGAGTTGCTCCAATTAATGATGCGTAATATGTCAATCAGTGTGAATGAAGAAATGGAAAAGTCTACTACTAAAGAATAG
- a CDS encoding TIGR00282 family metallophosphoesterase has product MRILFIGDVVGSLGREMITTYLPLLKQKHQPNVTIINGENAASGRGITEKIYKKFMTDGAQMITMGNHTWDNRDIFEFIDDAKCLIRPANFPEGTPGKGLAYVRYNNVEVAVINLQGRTFLADLDDPFRKADELIAEARERTDMIFVDFHAETTSEKEAMGFYLDGRVSAIVGTHTHVQTADERILPRGTAYITDVGMTGPYDACLGMNKEAVISRFLTQMPTRFEVPKEGRTTLSGTLVDIDPKTGLAKRIERIVINEDHPFRPE; this is encoded by the coding sequence ATGCGTATATTATTTATTGGTGATGTGGTAGGTTCATTAGGACGCGAGATGATTACTACATATTTACCGTTATTGAAACAAAAACATCAACCTAACGTGACAATTATTAATGGTGAGAATGCTGCCAGCGGGCGTGGGATTACAGAGAAGATTTATAAAAAATTCATGACAGATGGCGCACAAATGATTACGATGGGAAACCATACGTGGGATAATCGTGACATTTTTGAATTTATTGATGATGCTAAATGCTTGATTCGTCCGGCTAATTTCCCGGAAGGAACACCTGGTAAAGGTTTAGCTTATGTTCGTTATAACAATGTTGAAGTGGCGGTTATCAATCTACAAGGACGTACTTTCTTAGCAGATTTGGATGACCCCTTCCGTAAAGCGGATGAGTTAATTGCTGAAGCGCGTGAACGTACAGATATGATTTTTGTTGATTTCCATGCTGAAACAACAAGTGAAAAAGAGGCGATGGGCTTTTACCTGGATGGGCGTGTTTCTGCCATTGTAGGTACACATACTCATGTTCAAACAGCAGATGAACGTATTTTACCAAGAGGAACTGCGTACATTACAGACGTTGGGATGACAGGCCCTTATGATGCGTGTCTCGGTATGAATAAAGAGGCAGTCATTAGTCGCTTTTTAACACAAATGCCTACACGTTTTGAAGTGCCAAAAGAAGGGCGTACAACGCTAAGCGGCACATTAGTAGATATTGATCCTAAAACAGGCTTGGCTAAACGTATCGAACGGATTGTAATTAATGAGGATCACCCGTTCCGACCAGAATAG
- a CDS encoding MerR family transcriptional regulator: MANREIRRTFAVFPIGSVMKLTNFSARQIRYYEEQQLITPDRNQGNHRLFSLDDIDRLLEIRDFLDEGYTIADVRDIYRRRLESDKSDDAKTRRLLREEILNSGPFRQQGQMPGSTFRQ, from the coding sequence GTGGCTAACAGAGAAATTAGACGAACGTTTGCTGTTTTTCCAATTGGTTCCGTCATGAAACTAACAAATTTTAGTGCACGACAAATTCGTTATTATGAGGAGCAACAACTCATCACTCCCGATCGTAATCAAGGCAATCATCGCTTGTTTTCACTAGATGACATTGATCGTTTGCTAGAAATTAGAGATTTTTTAGATGAAGGTTACACTATTGCGGATGTGCGTGATATTTATCGTCGCCGCTTAGAATCTGATAAATCTGACGATGCCAAAACACGTCGTTTATTACGCGAGGAAATTCTAAACTCAGGTCCATTTAGGCAACAGGGGCAAATGCCAGGTAGCACATTTAGACAATAA
- the mutS gene encoding DNA mismatch repair protein MutS, producing MAYTPMIQQYLAIKEQHQDAFLFFRLGDFYEMFFEDALKASQLLEITLTARDGGDQGKIPMCGVPYHAVQGYIDRLVGKGHKIAICEQVEDAKLAKGMVKREVVQVISQGTLMERGGLNEKENNYLAAVVEHASQQYGLAYCDLSTGEMAMTYFAADSQKLIDELSTINAKEVIMASDTDEALLEQLRLQLNVMISHNDALNCAKSHASLLSQTINEVEHQAVSRLLNYLDDTQKRDLTHLQPANHYELNLFMKIDFYSKRNLEITDSIRGKGRQGTLLWLLDETQTAMGGRMLKQWLDRPLIERSQIERRQDNVAALMTYFFERQELAQALKQVYDLERLSGRVAYGNVNARDLVQLRQSLQQIPAIKELLESMTDANLKTLGQRLNPVTELRTLLEEAVVDTPPIALKEGGMIRNGYNADLDVYQDAMHNGKSWLAALETQEREATGIKNLKIGYNRVFGYYIEITRSHLANVPEDRYERKQTLSNAERFITPELKEKERIILEAEEKSLALEYSLFLELREAVKAYIEPLQTLAKAISEIDVLQSFASVSESQQFTRPVFSNNREMNIVNGRHPVVEKVLGHQSYVANDCVMHNDRQLLLITGPNMSGKSTYMRQIALIAILAQVGCQVPATEAELPLFDQVFTRIGAADDLISGQSTFMVEMLEANNAIQNATPDSLILFDEIGRGTATYDGMALAQSMIEYIDENVHAKTLFSTHYHELTALSDTLEHLFNVHVTAVEEDGKVVFLHKIEEGPADQSYGIHVARLAHLPDALIERAGHILEQLEQKEQVIIQAPLERKTAPLPTVAVKEVVKEEQQPQQTLEEQQLSFFEEPVKQPAPSKAEQKIITRLNALDLLAMTPMEAMMSLYDIQKDLKAKK from the coding sequence ATGGCTTATACCCCAATGATTCAGCAATACCTTGCGATTAAAGAACAGCATCAAGACGCCTTTCTTTTTTTCCGACTAGGTGATTTTTATGAAATGTTCTTTGAAGATGCACTTAAAGCATCACAATTATTAGAAATTACGCTCACTGCACGTGATGGTGGAGACCAAGGTAAAATACCAATGTGCGGTGTTCCTTATCATGCCGTACAAGGTTATATCGATCGTTTAGTAGGCAAAGGGCATAAAATTGCAATTTGTGAACAGGTAGAAGATGCAAAACTCGCTAAAGGAATGGTTAAACGCGAAGTTGTGCAAGTTATTTCACAAGGAACATTAATGGAACGTGGCGGCTTGAATGAGAAAGAAAACAACTATTTAGCAGCTGTCGTTGAACATGCATCGCAACAATATGGTTTAGCTTACTGTGATTTATCAACAGGTGAAATGGCCATGACATACTTTGCAGCGGATTCGCAAAAATTAATTGATGAATTAAGTACAATTAATGCAAAAGAAGTAATTATGGCATCTGATACAGATGAAGCATTACTTGAACAATTACGATTGCAACTTAATGTGATGATTTCCCATAATGATGCCTTGAATTGTGCCAAATCACATGCCTCACTTTTGAGCCAAACAATTAATGAAGTTGAACATCAAGCGGTATCGCGTTTGTTGAATTATCTTGATGATACCCAAAAACGTGATTTAACACATCTACAACCTGCGAATCATTATGAATTAAACTTGTTTATGAAAATTGATTTTTATTCGAAGCGTAACCTTGAAATTACCGATTCAATTCGTGGTAAAGGACGTCAAGGAACGTTGTTGTGGTTATTAGATGAAACACAAACCGCAATGGGTGGCCGAATGCTGAAACAATGGTTAGATCGCCCGTTAATTGAACGCTCTCAAATTGAACGACGCCAAGATAACGTGGCTGCGTTGATGACTTATTTCTTTGAACGTCAAGAATTGGCGCAAGCACTGAAACAAGTTTATGATTTAGAACGTTTAAGTGGTCGTGTGGCATATGGTAATGTGAATGCCCGTGATTTAGTGCAATTGCGTCAATCACTGCAACAAATACCCGCAATTAAAGAGTTGTTAGAGTCGATGACAGATGCTAACTTAAAAACATTAGGCCAAAGGTTAAACCCTGTTACTGAATTACGCACACTGCTTGAAGAAGCGGTGGTAGATACACCGCCTATCGCACTCAAAGAAGGTGGCATGATTCGTAATGGCTATAATGCTGATTTAGATGTGTATCAAGATGCGATGCATAATGGTAAATCATGGTTGGCGGCGTTAGAAACACAAGAACGTGAAGCAACCGGGATTAAAAACCTTAAAATTGGTTATAACCGTGTGTTTGGTTATTACATTGAAATTACGCGCTCACATTTAGCGAATGTGCCAGAAGACCGTTATGAACGTAAACAAACCCTTTCAAATGCAGAACGTTTTATCACACCTGAATTGAAAGAGAAAGAACGTATTATTCTAGAAGCGGAAGAAAAAAGCTTAGCATTAGAATATAGCTTGTTCCTTGAGTTACGTGAGGCGGTAAAAGCATATATTGAACCGCTACAAACGTTAGCAAAAGCGATCAGTGAAATTGATGTGCTACAAAGTTTTGCTTCAGTAAGTGAATCACAACAATTCACACGACCGGTTTTCTCGAATAACCGCGAGATGAACATTGTAAATGGTCGTCACCCCGTCGTTGAAAAAGTACTGGGTCATCAAAGTTATGTCGCAAATGACTGTGTGATGCATAATGATCGACAGTTATTGTTGATTACAGGGCCAAACATGTCAGGTAAAAGTACGTACATGCGTCAAATCGCTTTAATTGCGATATTGGCTCAAGTCGGTTGCCAAGTACCTGCCACAGAAGCAGAATTGCCATTATTTGACCAAGTATTTACACGAATTGGTGCAGCCGATGATTTAATTTCAGGCCAAAGTACTTTTATGGTGGAGATGCTTGAAGCGAATAACGCGATTCAAAATGCAACACCGGACAGTTTGATTTTATTTGATGAAATTGGTCGAGGCACGGCAACTTATGACGGAATGGCATTAGCACAGTCAATGATTGAGTATATTGACGAAAATGTGCATGCTAAAACGCTCTTTTCAACACATTATCATGAATTAACAGCTTTATCTGATACGCTGGAACACCTTTTTAATGTACACGTAACTGCGGTAGAAGAAGATGGTAAAGTGGTATTCTTGCATAAGATAGAGGAAGGACCTGCTGATCAAAGTTATGGTATTCATGTGGCACGCTTAGCTCATTTACCTGATGCCTTAATCGAACGCGCCGGTCATATTTTAGAACAACTTGAACAAAAAGAACAGGTGATTATCCAAGCGCCATTAGAACGAAAAACGGCACCACTTCCAACTGTGGCGGTGAAAGAGGTTGTTAAAGAAGAGCAACAGCCGCAACAAACGCTGGAGGAACAACAATTATCTTTCTTTGAGGAGCCAGTTAAGCAACCAGCGCCATCAAAGGCAGAACAAAAAATTATTACACGCTTGAATGCATTGGATTTATTAGCAATGACACCGATGGAAGCAATGATGTCACTCTATGATATTCAAAAAGATTTAAAAGCAAAAAAATAA